The window AAGTGTTACAACCCCTCAAAGACGCTGTCGAAGCGCACCATGCCTTTCACGCCCTGCATCGCCGCCCGGTCCAGCCGCGAAATCATGAAGGCTTCCTCCGGAACGCCCTCATAGGGGCACGTGATTCCCAGCGGCCCCGCCGGGACGAAACCGAAGCGCGGATAATAGGCCGGGTGGCCGATGAGCACGACGAAGGGCGCACCGCGCGCCTGCGCACAAGAGAGGGCCGAGCGGCAGAGCGCCGACCCGACACCGCTGCGCTGGCCGGCCGGGTCAACACTGACGGGCGCCAGTGCCAGCCCGTCCCTGACCACCCCGCCAGCCTCGTCCACGATGGGCGCGGGCGAGAGCATGATATGCCCGGCAAGCCCGTTGCCCGGTATCTCGGCGACCAGCGAAATCACCTCATCGCCATGCTTGTCACGCAACAGATCGACCAGCCTTGCCTCGTCATCGCGCTGGAAGGCGGCATGGGTGAGCCGGTGAACAGCCGTCTGGTCCTGTTCTGTCTCAGGTCTGATCAGCATGACCCGCCCCTATTCCGCCACCGCCAGCGCCGCGAGGCGCGCATACACGCCATCGCCTTGCGCGCGCAGCTCGCCATGCGTGCCCTGCTCGACGATCCGGCCCTCATTGAAGACCAGAATCCGGTCTGCGTCCCGGATAGTGGACAGGCGGTGGGCGATCACGATGGCAGTGCGGCCCGCCATGACATCGGCCATCGCCTCCTGCACCTCGCGCTCGGTCTCGTTGTCGAGGCTGGACGTGGCTTCGTCAAAGATCAGGATCGGCGCATCGGCGAGCACCGCGCGGGCAATCGCCACGCGCTGACGCTCCCCGCCGGACAGCTTCACCCCGCGCTCACCCACCAGCGTGTCATACCCGGCGGGCAGGCGCGCGATGAAATCATGCGCACGCGCACGCTTTGCCGCCGCGATGATCTCCTCCATGGAGGCATCAGGGCGCGCATAGGCGATATTCTCCGCAATCGAGCGGTGAAACAGGGCCGGATCCTGCGGGACGAGCGCTATGGAACGGCGCAGGCTTGCCTGCTTCACACCGCGCACATCCTGCCCGTCAATGAGAATTGCGCCCTCATCGACGTCATAGAGCCGCTGGACCAGCTTCACGAAAGTGGACTTGCCCGAGCCCGTAGGACCGACCAGAGCCACTTTCTCGCCAGCGGGGACCTCCAGCGAGAAATCCTCGTAAAGCGGGCGGTTCTGCCCGGCATAGGTAAAGCGCACGCGGTCAAAACTGATGGCCCCGGGACCCGGCACAAAGTCCGGCGCGCCCGGAACATCGGCGATTCCCGCCTCCTGCAGGGCGTAGGCGGCGATGTCCTGGATCTCGTCGAGACCTCGCTGGACGTTCTGCACTTCCTCACCAAAGCGGCGCATATAGCCCGCCATCAGCATGAAGGCGGTGATCGCAAACACCACCGCGCCGGGGCTTGCCTCACCGCGCTGCCACAGATTGATGAGCAGCCCCGTCAGGCCCGCCTGCAGGGCAAGCACGGCAATGATCTGCACCAGCCAGGTGTTCACAAAGCGCAGCCAGGTCTTCTTCACTTCCGCCCGCCAGCGCCAGGCCAGCGTATGGAAACGCTGGTCCTCGCGCCCTTCAGCCCCGAAACCTTTCACCGTGGCGATACCCGACATGGCATCGGCCACCGCGCCGCCCAGCTCGGAATCGATACGGTTGGAACGGATATTCTGCGGGCGCACATAGAGCGCCGACATCAGCACCGAGGCCACGATGAAAATGGCGGTGACGCTCAGCGCATAGAGCCCGACCAGCGGCCAGGTGAACAGCATGTAGACACCCAGCCCCGCCATCACGAGGACAGAGGGGATCAGCCCGAACCAGAGCGTCGCCGTGATCGTGTCATAGGCCCACATGCCGCGCGTGATCTTGCGCACGACCGAGCCGGCAAACGTGCTGGCATGCCAGTCGAGCGCGAAGCGCTGCACGCGCGCGAAAGACTCCGTCGTCATGTCGGCCATGTTGGCGCTGGAAAAGCGTATCTCGAAGCGCACCGCGATCTGGCGCATGGCGTTGAACGCAATGGCAAGGCCCAGAAACAGCGCGAACGCCGCCCAGTGGCCGCCATCGCCATTGCCGGTCCCATTATTGCCAGTCATCGTGTCGATGAGCCGGCCGGCAGCGACGGGAATGAACACGTCGATCACCGTGGCAATGAGCGTGAAACCCACCAGCGCGGCAAAGAACCACGGGCGGCGCATCCACTGGCGCCACAGGAAAGCCAGAACGGCAGCGTTGGAAAGCACGCGCGGTGCATGCGCGTCATCATCAAATTGTTCGGTCATGATCGTCTCGAATGCGTGGGGTCCGCACGGGCCCAGTGACGGGCGCGGACCAGGGGTCTGAAAATGGAAGCGTGGCTGTGCGGCAGGGGAAAGTGTTACGCAGGACGGCAGCCTTTCGGCCAGGCGTCCCGGTGCCCCCTTGTCCGCGCTACCGCGTGCGCGTGAGGGCGCTCCAGATTTCAGATCGCATGGGTCGGACGAGACCTCCTTTGGACGGCTAAACGCCGCCGGTGAGGGAAGCGTGTTACACCCGCCTGCCCGCCGGGCCAAGCGCGCAGACCGAAAACTGTGGCATTGTGGTTAACAGGTGTGGCGGTGAAGGCACAGGCGTGCAGCCTGCGATTGCTGGCTTCCTCCCCCGTTCACGGGGGAGGTGTCGAGCGTCAGCGAGACGGAGGGGGGGAGCTTTCTGGCAATCCCCCCCTTGGTCCTTCGGGCGTTCGAAGCTTCGCTTCTCACCCCGCCCGTAAACGGGGGGAGAAACGCAACAAGCGCTGGTAGAGAGTGTCAGAAATCCAGATCGGCATACCAGCGCGCGGGCGGCAGGCCGGGCAGGCGGTCATCCAGGAGCGAGCGGAAGGCCGGACGGCACTTGATGCGCTCATACCAGGCCTTGGCCGCCGGGAAGCTGTCCCAGGGCACATCGCCCAGATAATCCACGCACGAAAGATGCGCCGCCGCCACCAGATCAGCCATGGAGTAGCGCGGCCCCGCCAGCCCGTCGCGGCGCTCCAAGAGCATGCTCATATAATCAAGATGCGCACGCAGGAAATCGCGCCCCGCCCGGATAATCCCGGCATCGGGAGAGCCCAGATTCTGCATGCGCTTTTCCAGCTTCTCATGCAGCAGATAGGCATTCACCTCGGCATCGAACTTGCGGTCAAACCAGGTGACCAGCCGGCGCACCTCGGCGCGGCCCGCCGGGTCTGATGGCAGAAGCGGCGGTTCGGGCCGCGTCTCTTCCAGATGGGCCAGAATGGCATCGGCCTGCACGATGACCAGCGGCGTCTCGCCGCTGCGGTCTTCGAGTACCGGCGTCAGCCCCGCCGGGTTGAGATCGAAAAACGCATCTTCCGGTTCCCATACCCGCTGGAAGCGCAGCTCCACGGCGCACTTCTTCTCGGCCAGCGCAAGACGCGCCTGCCGGGACCAGGGATCAAGGGGCCAGTGGTGCAGAATAAACATCGGCCAAAACGCTAATGCGCTTCGCGCGGCGGTTTAAGCGCGTATTCAGCGCGCGCCGCCATCATGGGGCTCCGGGTCGGCGTCGAAAAAGCCCCGCCCGTGCGCCTCGCCATAGCCTTTGGGATCGGAATGGATCAGCAGGTCCGCGGCCGGATAGTGTTTGAGGACCCGCAGCTCGGCCGCCACCACGACGTCATGAGCCTCTTTGAGCGTCTGGAACGGCTCCAGATCCATGTGAACCTGAATGTGGATAAGCGGCCCGGCCGCGCGGGTACGTAGTTCATGCACGCCCAGCACGCGCGGATCGTCTGTCAGGAGAGCCTCGATATGCGCGCGGGTTGCGTCCGGCAATTCCCGGTCGAGCAGCTGGTTGACGGACTCCCGGCCCAGCTCAAACGCCGACTTTGCCAGCAGAACACCGACAAACAGCGCCAGAATCGGGTCTGCCCGCTCCAGCCCGGCAAAGACCGCCAGCGCAATCCCGCCCATCACGGCCAGGTTGGACAATACATCGGCAGAATAATGCGCACGGTCGCCCGTTACGGCGATGGAGCCGGTGCGCCGGATGACCAGCGTCTGCATGCGGATAAGGCCAAGCGTGAGGACCAGCGACAGCGCCATCACCGCCAGCGCCCAGCCTCCGGCCTCGACGGGCTGCGGATCAATCAGACGGCGCGTGCCTTCCACAAACAGGAAGAGGGCCGAGGCCGCCACCAATACCGCCTGCAGGAGGCTGGAGAAAGCTTCCGCCTTGCCATGGCCGAAACGGTGCTCATTGTCGGCAGGACGGGCCGCATAACGCACGGCGAGAAAGGCCGTCACAGAGGCCGCAAGGTCCAGAAGCGAGTCAAAAAAGCTCGCCAGCAGGGCGATCGAACCCGACGCTATCCAGCCCGCGAGCTTGGCGCCCACCAGAATCAGCGCCACGCTGACCGAAAGCGCCGTCGCCATCGTATTGATGCGCTGCGACTCAGCCGGATCCATACGGCCAGGCCCTGCCGGGCTGGCAGGCGGCATATCCGTTTCGGGCGCGGGTGACGGTGTAGCCATGGCGCCGATATAGGCGCACACCGTTACATTGTCACCAACGCCCGCTCGCGCAGATCAGCTCGCGAAATACGCCTCGACCTCGCGGATCAGGGCTTTCTTGGCCACTTCCACGATGCGCTTGCCCTTCTCCGGTGTGGCCTGCGAGGGATCAGAGCCGATCCGGCCATCGGGGAATTTCTTGCGGTAATCTGCCGCGTCGGTGAACCGGCCCTCTGGCGCGGTTTTCGGCGTCATCACCACGTCTTTCACCGCCTCTGGATAGGCGTAATAGGTGACGGCAACCTCCGAGGCCGTGGCATGGCTGCCATCGCCTTCAGGGAACAGCTCCTTGCAGACCTGTGCCACCTCGTCAAACATCCACCAGGAGGTCTGTTTGAGCTTGTAGGGGCAGGCCTCGCCATCGAGCGACCAGGCCGCATAGCTTTCCACGAACGCGGCATCAATGGTGGTGATGTTTCCGCCATGGCCATTGAGGAAGAAGATGCGCTTGAAGCCGTGCCGGTGCAGGCTGTCGATCCAGTCATTGAGCGCGGCAATCATGGTTGTCGGACGCAGCGTGATCGAGCCGGTAAAGCCTAGATGATGTTGGGCAGAGCCAACCGAGAAGGTCGGCCCGACCAGAAAGCCCGCCTCGTCGCCCGCTTCTTTTGCGATCACTTCAGGACAGATCGCGTCCGTACCCAGCAGGCCGTTCGGGCCATGCTGTTCGACAGAGCCGATCGGGATGATGATGCCCTTGGACTTCTTCAGATAGGCTTCGACTTCGGGCCAGCTGGCCTGGTTGAGCTGCATACCGGTATGTCTCCCGCAAATGAGGGGTCAATCATTCGCGACGGAGATCAGCCGATCACGCACCGTCTTGCAAGGGGATAGGCGCAGATAGGTTTAAGCTAACCCCGCCCGGCGCCGGAATTTGGCAATGAAGGCAGACTGGTCCGCACTCTGCATTTCTGTGCGGGCGGCGCTTGCCTGAAGAACAGGCGACAAGGATGACAGCGCCTCGTTGCCAGCGTTTTCCACCACTATGTCTGTCAGCCGGTTTACCGCATTCAGCGGATCAACCATCCCGCTGACATGCCATGCCGCCCGGGCGGCCAGCTCGGTAGCGTCGGCCTCGCTTATCCCGAAAAGCCGGGCCATGTCGTGCGTCATCGCCGCCCGGTCTGGCTCGGTTATCGGTCCTGCGCATGCCGCGACACCAAAAATCAGGACCGCCGCCGCCTCGCGCGGATCATCGATCGTCTCGACGGCGCGCCGGTTCGCCTTGGAGCGGAACCGCATTTTGCGCGGCAAATTGGCCGCCTCTCCGGCCAGATCTGCGAGGTCGCGGGCAGCCTGCGAAGCGATGTGAATCCGCCAGAAGATGAAGGCCGCCGTCCCCAGAACGCCCAGTATCGCCATGACTATGTGCATTGCCCGCCTCCATGCCGGGCTGAATATTACTGGCAGGCGCATCTGGTACAAGCTGGAATTGATCGGTGCGGGCAAGATGGTCCGCCCGCTTGCACCCGCCCATACCCTTCGGCCAAGCTCCGCCCGTCAGATGAGAGCCAAACGCGGAGCAGCACAGCCATGACAGACGAGATCATCCCGGTAGCCTCCAGCTTCTCAGGCTCGGACATGGGCGCAGAACGCTACAAGGCCCGGTATGCGCGCTCGGTTGAAGAACCCGAAGCATTCTGGCGCGAGGAGCTGGCCCGGCTCGACTGGATCAAGCGGCCGGAAAAAATCTCCGACGTCTCGTTCAACAGGGATGATTTCCGCATTCGCTGGTTTGAGGATGGCATCCTCAATGTCTCGGTCAACTGCATTGACCGGCATCTGGAGACCCGCGCCAACAAGCCCGCCCTGATCTGGGAGGGCGATCACCCCGCCCACCACCATGCCATCACCTACCGCCAGCTGCACGACCATGTGTGCCGCTTTGCCAACGTGCTCAAAATGCTGGGTGTGAAGAAGGGTGACCGGGTCACGCTCTACATGCCGATGATCCCGCAGGCCGTCTTTGCCATGCTGGCCTGCACGCGCATCGGCGCGGTGCATTCGGTCGTGTTTGGCGGCTTTTCGCCCGAAGCCCTGTCAGGCCGGATCAATGATTGCCAGAGCGAGTTCGTCATCACCGCCGATCAGGGCGTGCGCGGCGGCAAGGCCATCCCCCTGAAGGACAATGTGGACGAAGCGCTGAAAAGCGCGCCCGGCGTCAAGCGCGTGCTGTGCGTCAAGCATACCGGCGCGAACGTCCACTGGGAGGAAGGCCGTGATTACTGGTATCACGACCTCTCCATCCAGGTGGACGCCCATTGCGCGCCCGAACCGATGGGCGCCGAAGATCCGCTCTTTATCCTGTACACCTCAGGCTCCACCGGGAAGCCCAAGGGCGTGCTGCACACGACCGGCGGGTATCTGCTTTGGGCGGCGATGACCCATGCGCTCACCTTCGATGCGAAGGAAGACGATATTTTCTGGTGTACAGCCGATATCGGCTGGGTGACGGGCCATTCCTACATCGTCTACGGCCCGCTCGCGAACGGCGCGACCAGCCTGATGTTCGAGGGCGTGCCGACCTGGCCAGATGCTTCGCGCTTCTGGGAGGTGATCGAGAAGCACAAGGTTTCGGTCTTCTACACCGCGCCCACCGCCATCCGCGCCCTGATGCGCCTGGGCGATGATCCGGTGACGAAGCATGACCGCTCCTCCTTGCGCCTTCTGGGGACGGTGGGCGAGCCGATCAATCCCGAAGCCTGGCGCTGGTATCACAAGACGGTCGGCAATGGACATTGCCCCATCGTCGACACCTGGTGGCAGACCGAAACTGGCGGGCATCTCATTACGCCGCTTCCCGGCGCCCATGGCCTCAAACCCGGCTCGGCCAGCTTTCCCATGTTTGGCGTGCAGCCCGCCCTTGTCGATAATGACGGCAAGCGCCTGCCCGATAGCGGCGCGGCGACAGGCAATCTGGTGCTGCTGGGTTCATGGCCGGGGCAGATGCGCACCGTCTATGGCGATGACCAGCGCTTCTTCGACACGTATTTCTCCACCTATCCCGGCTATTACTTCACCGGCGATGGCGCGCGCCGTGATGAGGACGGATACTGGTGGATTACCGGCCGGGTGGACGACGTGCTCAATGTCTCCGGCCACCGGCTGGGTACAGCCGAGATCGAAAGCGCGCTGGTACTCCACCCGGATGTCGCCGAGGCCGCTGTCGTGGGCTATCCGCACGACATCAAGGGGCAGGGCGTGTGGTGCTATGTGACGCTGAATGAGGGCGTTGAGGCTGGCGAAACACTGGAAAAGGCCCTGAAAGACCAGGTACGCAAGGAAATAGGCCCTGTCGCCAGCCCGGACGTGATCCAGTTCACGCCCGGCCTGCCCAAGACGCGTTCGGGCAAGATCATGCGGCGTATCCTGCGCAAGATTGCAGAAAATGAGCTGGGGTCATTGGGTGACACCTCGACGCTCGCCGATCCCGGTGTCGTCCAGTCCCTGATCGACGGACGGGTGAAAGCGAGCGGTTAGTGAGGCGCTAACCCAAAGAACCGCTTTGGCTGGCAGGCCCGGATGCGGGGTTTATCCTGCACATCACATCGCAAGGCTCTCGAGGGGTTTAAAGAGTCGCCATGAACCGCAGGACCGTCTCCGTGCTATTCGTCTGCACGGGTAATATATGCCGCTCGCCCATGGCACAGGGCGTCGCCGAGATCATGGCGGCAAAGCTCAACAAATCCATGATGTTTGATTCCGCCGGCACCGGCGACTGGCATGCAGGAGAATCCCCTGATCCGCGCGCCGTCGAAGCGGCGGCCCGGCGCGGCTATGACATCGCCGGCCAGCGTGCCCGCGCGCTGAGCGATGAGGATTTCGCGCGCTTTGACCACATTATCGGCATGGATGCCGGTCACAAGCGCTGGCTGGTCACGGCGCGCGATGTGCGCCGGCTGGAAGAACGCCCGGTCTCCATGCTGATGGACTGGTCGGTAGGCCTGGCGGGCAAGGATGTGCCCGACCCTTACTATGGCGATGGCGCGGCGTTCGAGCACGCGCTGGACCTGATCGAGAAGGGTGTGGACGGCTTGCTCAGGCGGATATGAACAACACCGCGCCCTTGGCATGCCCGCCCGCGCCGCGCTAGACGGGACGCATGCGCACCATCCGCCGGCCCGCCCTTTTCATCATCGCGATTCTCGTCAGCTTCGCTCTGGCAGCTGCCGCCATGATTGTGCTCGCCCTGAAAGGTCTGGCGTGAGGCCATCGCAAGCACTCGAAGCGGGCATTGCGCACGGTAAGCTCGCCGATGACGCCGGTCAGCGGGCCATAGCGCGCCATCTCGATGCACTTATCACGGATATTGAAAGCTGGAATGGCGGCAGGTCCGGCCTGTTCTCGCGCTCCAGGCCTGCGCCCAGAGGGCTTTATCTCTGGGGCGGGGTAGGCACCGGCAAATCGCTGCTGATGGACCTTTTCCACGACGCGGTGGCCCTCAAGGCAAAACGGCGGGCGCATTTCCACGCCTTCATGCAGGACGTGCATGCCCGCATCGCCCGCGAACGCGAAACCAGAAAGGGCGAACCGCTCATCGCCGTGGCTGACGAGATTGCGCGCGAAACCCGGCTTTTATGCTTTGACGAGTTGCAGGTGACCAATGTCGCCGATGCGATGATTCTTGGCCGCCTGTTCGAGCGCCTGTTCGATAAGGGCGTCGTCGTGATCGCCACCTCCAACCGCCACCCATCAGAACTCTACAAGAATGGCCTCAACCGCCAGCTCTTCGAGCCCTTCATTGCCATGATCGAGGCAAAGCTGGAGGTGATGCGTCTCGATAGCGGGCGCGATTACCGTCTGGAACGCCTGACCGCTGCGCCGGTCTACTACACGCCGCTGGACGCTGACGCCGATGCGGCCATGGACGCGGCCTTTGACCGCCTGACGCTCGGCGCGCGGGCGCAAAGCTGCACGCTCACCATTCAGGGCCGCACGCTGGAGGTAGCGAGCGAAGCAGCCGGTGTGGCGCGGTTTGGCTTCGCCGAGCTGTGCGCAAGGCCGCTGGGCGCCGCCGACTATCTCACCCTCGCCGACACCTTCCACACCCTCCTCATCGACCATGTGCCGGTCATGAGCCCAGCAAAGCGCGACGAGGCTGCCCGCTTCGTCACCCTCATCGATGCGCTCTACGATACCCGCGCCAAGCTGGTGATGAGCGCCGAAGCCCCGCCCCAACGGCTCTATCCTGCAGGCGATGGCGCCTTCGAGTTCGAGCGCACCGCCTCGCGCCTGATGGAAATGCAAAGCGCGGAGTATCTGGCCGCCGAACGGCGCAGCTCTACGACTGACGCGTCCAGCGCCAGCTGATCTGACTTTTCCGGTCAGCCCATGGGCAAATCCTCCCGGCGGCGCTAGCGTCTCTGCCGGAAGGACTGGCCGCCCGCTGCGCAACTAGCTGCCTGGATCGGGAACATCCAGATCGAGAATATCACCGGGGCGGCACTCCAGCGCGGCGCAGATGCGCGCCAGCGTTTCAAAGCGCACACCCTTCACCTTGCCGGACCTCAACAAGGAGAGATTGGCTTCGGTAATGCCCACGAAAGCGGCCAGATCCTTCGCCTTCATCTTGCGCCGGGCGAGCATCACATCCAGCGTCACGACGATCTCGGGAATGTCCGGGGTCTGGCTCATCAAATGAAGCTGTCACTGTCTTCTTTAAGCGTAACAGCTTCGCCCATGACACGCGCCATCACGAAGACGAACACACCCGCGCAGAACAGCGCAATGGGAGCCTCGTTGAGCTGCAGGGCAAACCCGCGGTCCACACCGCCAATCCAGTCCAGCAGGGTCGGGCGGAAGATGACAAATGCACCCGCCGCCAGAACAAGCGCGCTGCCGAACTGTTCGATCAGACCGGCATTGCGGCGGGTAAACACCTCTCCGCGCCGGTAATGTCCGCCAAGCCGGACAAGCGCCACCAGGCCGGGTATCAGGAACAGGAAGGGCATGATGTGAACCAGCCCGACAAGGCCCGCATTGAGATAACCCAGAGCACCGTCAGCCCCCAGCGGCCCGTCAGCCAGCACCTCCACCCACTCACGGCCCGCATGGATGACAAGAAGCGCCAGCGATAGCAGGCTGACGACATAAAGCATCGAATCCCAACGTGTTTTCATCTCAGGGCTCCCCCGGTGCTGTAACTGATGCATTCTATAATACAGAAAAATCTTTCTGTAAAACAATAATTTTGCGCAAAGCGCCCCATCACCCGCTTTCGCGTCGACACCGCGTGCGGACATTGCGGAAATCCTCATGCAGCGCTAGACACGCGGCCATCGGTTTTGCGCCGCAGCACGGCCCTGTGTTTTCCGGCGCTCCCTAACAGACGAGGAGAGGCTCATGGCCCGCAAGAAGATTGCCCTTATCGGCGCCGGCATGATCGGCGGCACGCTTGCCCATATTGCTGCGCGCGAGGAGCTGGGCGATGTCGTCCTGATGGACCTGGCGGAAGGCACCGCCAAGGGCAAGGCGCTCGACATCGCTGAAGCCAGCCCCGTGTTCGGCAAGGACAGCCATCTCTCCGGCGGTTCGGTGGAAGACTACTCCCCGATCAAAGGCGCAGATGTGTGCATCGTCACTGCCGGTGTGCCGCGCAAGCCCGGCATGAGCCGTGATGATCTTCTGGGCATCAACCTCAAAGTTATGAAATCGGTCGGTGAAGGCATCAAGAAATTCGCCCCGAACGCCTTCGTGATCTGCATCACCAATCCGCTCGATGCCATGGTCTGGGCCTTGCGCGAGTTCTCCGGCCTGCCGCACAACATGGTGGTCGGCATGGCGGGCGTGCTGGATTCGGCCCGCTTCCGCTGGTTCCTGGCTGAAGAGTTCAAGGTGTCGGTCGAAGACGTTACCGCCTTCGTGATGGGCGGGCATGGCGACACCATGGTGCCGCTGACACGCTATTCCACCGTGGCTGGCATTCCGGTGCCGGACATGATCGCGATGGGCTGGACCACGCAGGAGAAGATGGACGCCATCGTGGACCGCACCCGCTCGGGCGGCGGCGAGATCGTCCAGCTGCTCGGCAATGGCTCGGCCTTCTACGCGCCTGCCGAAAGCGCGATTGCCATGGCCAAGTCCTACCTCAACGATAAAAAGCGCGTCCTGCCCTGCGCCGTGCATCTCAGCGGCGAGTTCGGCGTCAAGGACATGTATGTCGGCGTGCCGGTGGTGATCGGTGCGGGCGGCGCGGAGAAGATCGTCGAGATCAGCCTCAACGCCGACGAACAGACAATGTTCGATCACTCGGTCGACGCCGTGAAGGGCCTTGTGAAGGCCTGCAAGGACATCGATCCGAGCCTGGCGTAACCACACCTGTCATCCTCCGGCCGCTTTAGCGGTCCGGGAGATCCATTCCGGCGAGGAAGCAGAATGCCCTCGTCCTTCGAGACGGCCTTCGGCCTCCTCAGGATGAGGGCAACGCACATACCCTCATCCCTCGGCCACGTGGTGCTCGAAGGACGAGGAAAAGAAAGCCCCGCATTTCAAGGACCACTTCCATGGCACTCAATATCGCAGTCGTTGGCGCAACCGGCGCGGTGGGCAAGGAAATGCTCACCATTCTGGCCGAGCGCCTGTTCCCGGCTGGCGAGGTTCACGCCCTCGCCTCGCGCCGCTCGGTCGGCACCGAGCTGAGCTATGGCGACAAGACCCTGAAATGCAAGGATCTGGAAACGTTCGACTTTTCGAGCGTCGACCTCGTCCTGATGAGCGCGGGCGGCGACGTATCGAAAGAATGGTCCCCGAAAATCGCCAAGGCCGGCGCCATCGTGGTCGATAATTCCTCCGCCTGGCGGATGGACCCGGACGTGCCGCTGATCGTGCCGGAAGTAAATGCCGATGCGCTCGATGACGGCATCAGGAAAGGCATTATTGCCAATCC is drawn from Glycocaulis alkaliphilus and contains these coding sequences:
- a CDS encoding DUF2975 domain-containing protein, which translates into the protein MKTRWDSMLYVVSLLSLALLVIHAGREWVEVLADGPLGADGALGYLNAGLVGLVHIMPFLFLIPGLVALVRLGGHYRRGEVFTRRNAGLIEQFGSALVLAAGAFVIFRPTLLDWIGGVDRGFALQLNEAPIALFCAGVFVFVMARVMGEAVTLKEDSDSFI
- the mdh gene encoding malate dehydrogenase; its protein translation is MARKKIALIGAGMIGGTLAHIAAREELGDVVLMDLAEGTAKGKALDIAEASPVFGKDSHLSGGSVEDYSPIKGADVCIVTAGVPRKPGMSRDDLLGINLKVMKSVGEGIKKFAPNAFVICITNPLDAMVWALREFSGLPHNMVVGMAGVLDSARFRWFLAEEFKVSVEDVTAFVMGGHGDTMVPLTRYSTVAGIPVPDMIAMGWTTQEKMDAIVDRTRSGGGEIVQLLGNGSAFYAPAESAIAMAKSYLNDKKRVLPCAVHLSGEFGVKDMYVGVPVVIGAGGAEKIVEISLNADEQTMFDHSVDAVKGLVKACKDIDPSLA